The Chitinibacter bivalviorum genomic interval AAAGGCCGCCGCGAAGATAAAGAACGTCGTGTCAGCGAGCTGCTCGCTTTAATTGGCTTGCCCGGTATCGCTCAGAAATACCCCGCGCAATTATCCGGCGGACAACAACAACGCGTGGCTTTGGCGCGAGCTTTGGCTACGTCGCCAAGTCTGTTATTACTCGATGAGCCTTTATCGGCGCTCGATGCGCAGGTGCGAGAACATCTGCGTAGCGAAATTAAAGCCTTACAGCAAAAGCTCGGTATCACGACGATCATGGTGACGCACGATCAGGAAGAAGCGCTGACGATGGCTGATCGCATCGTGGTGATGAATCATGGGGTGATCGAACAAATCGGTACGCCAGCACAAATCTACCAGCAGCCAGCGAGCCGTTTTGTCGCGGATTTTGTCGGCCATTGCAACTGGATACGTGGGATCGCCACGGGTGTGAATACCGTGCAGTTGGGTGCCGCTCAATTGGCGGTTAATCCGGCCAAGCCTTTGCAAGCTGGCGAGCAATACGAGCTATTTATCCGCCCGGAGGATGTTGAGTTGCTCCCCGAGTGGCAAGCGGATGAGCAGCATGCTTTGGCTAAATTAATGCATCTGGAGTTAATTGGCAGCATTTATCGACTAAAACTCTCAGTTGCACATTGGGGCGGTATTGAGTTGGAAGTGGTCGCAAGCCATCGAGAAATGGCCGCTTTGCGCATTGATGATGGGCAATTGATTCCGCTGCGCCTGCCGGCACAGCATTTACGTTGCTTTGGCGAAGTCTTGAAACTCGATTCCCTTAATGCTGAGGCCTTCAGTGGCGAGGTGGCGCAATGAATCGGGTTTTGAATTGGCCGTGGTTTGCGCCGCGCAGCCGCAAATCAGCCTCCAGCAACTTGAGCAGCAATAGCGAAACATTGGCCTGGCTCTTGGCTGGCTTGTGCGTGCTGGCTATGTTGCTGCTGTTGGCTGGGCCGCTGTTGGCGATTTTAAGTCAGGCCTTTATCGACAAAGAGAGTGGCCAGTGGGGTTTTGCCACGATCGCAGCCGGTTTGGCCGCATCCGGTCTGCTGCACAGTGCGAGCAATAGCGTATTAGTGGCGCTGGCTAGTACCGCGCTGGTGTTGCCTTTGGCCTATCTCTACGCCGCGGCTTTAACGCGCACGGCGATGAAG includes:
- a CDS encoding putative 2-aminoethylphosphonate ABC transporter ATP-binding protein, whose product is MMREPILAAPELALSGISKQFGAFTALQDISLTVNKGEFVCLLGPSGCGKTTLLRMIAGLESCENGQIYQADRNITRASPAQRDYGIVFQSYALFPNLTVAANIAYGLKGRREDKERRVSELLALIGLPGIAQKYPAQLSGGQQQRVALARALATSPSLLLLDEPLSALDAQVREHLRSEIKALQQKLGITTIMVTHDQEEALTMADRIVVMNHGVIEQIGTPAQIYQQPASRFVADFVGHCNWIRGIATGVNTVQLGAAQLAVNPAKPLQAGEQYELFIRPEDVELLPEWQADEQHALAKLMHLELIGSIYRLKLSVAHWGGIELEVVASHREMAALRIDDGQLIPLRLPAQHLRCFGEVLKLDSLNAEAFSGEVAQ